A genomic stretch from Aedes albopictus strain Foshan chromosome 2, AalbF5, whole genome shotgun sequence includes:
- the LOC134286876 gene encoding uncharacterized protein LOC134286876 — translation MATKKLKDKKLKEKLVARRSLVSSLETVEAFVENYEEDRDFQQVAVWLDLLDQLFREHVKVQADLEKLDSGDAPLVKHLQERREFESRFCAAKGWLLNRRVADLNATINAPGTAPPPSTNFHLRLPKIDLPKFDGDYSRWLGFRDTFKSMVHDAHDIPLVAKLQFLLQSLEGDARKPFETVDIVGANYVTTWEALLKRYDNKRFLKKQLYRTLHDLPPIRKESAQDLHNLVDEFQRHVKALGKLGEAVETWDTPLVCMLSYKIDPATLRAWEEHAATSDDVGYEACIEFLYQRVRILQTVSSEIQHRSQGGPVKVAGSQSFSKKPSPSKAVANTASTTSSRPPPPSCIACSEKHLLFQCPSFQGMAVGQRRELISQKRLCWNCFKSSHVARNCDSKHTCRHCHERHHSLLHQAPNPSKSTSNPVVQHPNQSAPQQEASNGSDIPLAEVSVPAHRSAPSTVFLATVALWIKDRFGKHHSARALIDSGSQSNFISKKLARRLCLRPERVSVPITGIGEATVTVSQSVVSTILSKNDNFSDELEFLVIPKPTAELPSTNVDVSSWNIPTNVALADPTFNVSGPIDLLLGSELLHEYLKCGRIFLGDKARRFCSRLSLDGPSSVAEKFWELEAVEPGRLFTAEEASCEELFESTTTRNPDGRYVVRLPRTDDSSVRLGGSRDIAEKRLLSIERRLQRNETTKAAYHEFMDEYLRLGHMRRIADPPNDTIDHCYLPHHAIFKTSSTTTKTRVVFDASCRTASGQSLNDTLLVGPVVQEDLLSIVMRFRSKPIALVADIEKMYRQIEVHPEDQPLQRILWRKNPADPISTYELRTVTYGTASAPYLATRTLKRLSQDEGEMFPLAKTAVAEDFYVDDFISGAEDVSTALQVRRQTSAMLSSAGFPLRKWASNSPEVLAEIPEAELGIQPFYDLSDSQSVSTLGLVWEPSPDILRFNINLPLPAAILSRRIVLSYIAQIYDPLGLVGPVISAAKQYMQRLWSLTTKDGKPYSWDQPLPEKLQQEWKEFHATLNLLREIQVPRFASVAGATCLQLHFFSDASEKAYGACVYVRSEDTDGNVSVQLLAAKSKVAPLKTRHTINRLELCGALLSTQLYKKVIASLKTNADVFFWVDSTTVLQWLKSPPSCWRTFVGNRVSSIQESTIGCPWNHVPGKDNPADDISRGLTPGELLHQDRWWTGPEWLKLKGDCWPNQPVDAASSSKAFVEERKQCLVSLTPVNDPFSDLLFSRYSSYTRLRRVMAYVLRYKWALHASAARSRPSGACASSSTDPYEASPYLTASELQAAERSLCRLAQRQSFPMELSALNNGQSVDKSSPMKWIKPEISNDGLIRVGGRIRYAEAPESMKHPIVLTKKHRLAFLLADHYHRTLLHAGPQLMMTTMKQKFWLLGGRDLLRQVYHQCHTCFRRRPSLIQQATADLPSARVSPSRPFAVSGVDYCGPVYLRAPHRRASPTKAYIAVFVCFSTRAAALKRFVARRGKVSEIHSDNATNYKGAANELNQLYKLLKSDESSRKLIFDWCANSEIAWKFIPPRAPHFGGLWEAAVKSTKNHLLKEVGNTTVSYEEMLTLLNQVEMCLNSRPITELSNDPSGLEALTPGHFLVGANLQAIPEKDLKQTPDNRLNRWQLVQKRLQAIWKRWSTEYLQQLQARSTKGIKPSVDIRVGRLVIVKDDNAPPAQWPLGRIVKVHPGPDGIVRVVTLRTSSNDNMTRPVTKLAFLPMPADDADDTQGDM, via the exons AAAAGCTAGTCGCGCGGCGTTCGTTAGTGTCGTCACTCGAAACGGTCGAGGCGTTCGTCGAGAATTACGAAGAAGACCGTGATTTTCAGCAAGTGGCCGTGTGGTTGGACCTGCTAGACCAATTGTTTCGCGAACATGTGAAGGTTCAGGCGGACCTCGAAAAGCTCGACAGCGGAGACGCCCCGTTAgtgaaacacctccaagaacgcaGGGAGTTCGAATCGCGATTTTGTGCTGCCAAAGGTTGGTTGCTTAATAGGAGAGTGGCCGACCTGAACGCCACGATCAACGCTCCAGGCACTGCTCCCCCACCGTCAACCAACTTCCATTTGCGGCTGCCGAAGATAGATCTGCCAAAGTTTGACGGCGATTATTCTCGGTGGCTGGGATTTCGTGATACCTTCAAGTCCATGGTGCACGATGCCCATGATATTCCGCTGGTTGCCAAGCTGCAATTCTTGCTCCAGTCTTTAGAAGGTGATGCGCGAAAACCCTTCGAGACGGTGGACATTGTGGGAGCCAATTATGTCACCACCTGGGAGGCCCTCCTAAAGCGCTACGATAACAAGCGCTTTCTGAAGAAGCAGCTGTACCGGACCTTGCACGATCTCCCACCAATTCGGAAAGAATCAGCACAGGATCTCCACAACCTCGTTGACGAGTTTCAACGCCATGTCAAGGCGTTGGGAAAGCTGGGTGAAGCCGTGGAAACCTGGGATACCCCGCTGGTGTGTATGCTTTCCTACAAGATCGACCCAGCTACCCTTCGTGCGTGGGAAGAGCATGCTGCAACATCAGACGACGTTGGGTATGAGGCATGCATCGAGTTCCTGTATCAAAGGGTGCGGATTTTGCAGACCGTTTCCTCGGAGATTCAACATCGGTCACAAGGTGGACCGGTCAAGGTGGCCGGCTCACAATCCTTCTCCAAGAAACCCTCCCCTAGCAAAGCGGTTGCGAATACCGCTTCTACAACGAGCTCTCGGCCACCACCTCCTTCGTGCATTGCGTGCTCGGAGAAACACCTGTTGTTCCAGTGTCCGTCGTTCCAAGGAATGGCCGTCGGACAGCGTCGAGAACTCATCTCTCAGAAGCGGCTTTGTTGGAATTGCTTCAAATCCTCCCACGTCGCACGGAATTGCGACTCGAAGCATACCTGCCGGCATTGCCATGAGCGGCACCACTCGTTGTTGCATCAAGCACCGAATCCAAGTAAGTCTACCTCCAATCCCGTAGTTCAGCATCCGAACCAGTCTGCGCCCCAGCAAGAAGCCTCCAACGGATCGGACATTCCGTTGGCTGAAGTTAGCGTTCCCGCTCATCGAAGTGCTCCAAGTACTGTTTTCCTCGCCACGGTTGCACTCTGGATCAAAGATCGATTCGGAAAACATCACTCTGCCCGAGCATTGATCGACTCCGGGTCGCAGTCGAACTTCATTTCGAAGAAACTTGCCCGTCGCCTTTGTCTGCGGCCAGAAAGAGTCAGCGTCCCTATCACCGGCATCGGTGAAGCAACGGTGACGGTAAGCCAATCCGTCGTCTCCACCATCCTTTCCAAGAATGACAATTTTTCCGATGAGCTGGAGTTCCTGGTTATTCCAAAGCCCACCGCGGAGCTTCCCTCAACCAACGTCGACGTCTCCTCGTGGAACATTCCCACGAACGTGGCCCTTGCCGACCCTACGTTCAACGTTTCGGGTCCCATCGACTTGTTACTGGGCTCAGAACTGCTGCATGAGTACCTGAAGTGCGGCAGAATATTCCTCGGCGATAAGGCTCGCCGGTTTTGTTCGAGACTGTCTTTGGATGGGCCGTCATCGGTCGCTG aaaagttctggGAACTGGAAGCTGTAGAGCCAGGCCGGCTGTTCACAGCAGAAGAAGCTTCTTGTGAGGAGCTGTTTGAATCCACCACCACACGCAACCCAGATGGGCGATACGTCGTCCGACTTCCAAGAACGGATGATTCAAGTGTTCGACTCGGCGGATCTAGGGACATTGCCGAAAAGCGACTGCTGAGTATCGAGCGCCGATTGCAGCGGAACGAAACAACCAAGGCTGCGTACCACGAGTTCATGGACGAGTATTTGCGACTCGGCCACATGCGGAGGATTGCTGATCCACCGAATGACACCATCGACCACTGCTACCTGCCGCACCATGCGATCTTCAAAACCTCCAGCACCACGACCAAAACCCGCGTCGTATTCGATGCGTCCTGCCGCACTGCATCTGGCCAGTCGCTCAACGACACTTTGCTTGTCGGGCCGGTGGTGCAAGAAGACCTCCTGTCTATTGTCATGCGTTTTCGGTCCAAACCGATTGCGCTGGTGGCGGATATAGAGAAAATGTACCGCCAAATAGAAGTTCACCCTGAAGATCAGCCGCTGCAACGAATCCTCTGGCGGAAAAACCCGGCGGACCCCATCTCTACCTACGAACTGCGGACGGTCACGTACGGGACCGCTTCCGCGCCCTATCTTGCCACCCGTACCCTCAAGCGACTCTCCCAGGATGAAGGCGAAATGTTTCCGTTGGCCAAGACTGCTGTGGCCGAAGATTTCTATGTTGACGACTTCATCAGCGGCGCCGAAGATGTTTCAACTGCTCTCCAAGTTCGCCGACAAACAAGCGCCATGTTGAGTTCCGCTGGATTCCCACTGCGGAAGTGGGCGTCCAATTCGCCAGAAGTGCTGGCGGAAATTCCTGAGGCTGAGCTTGGAATTCAGCCATTCTACGATCTCTCCGACAGCCAGTCGGTATCCACGCTCGGACTTGTCTGGGAACCTAGCCCCGACATCCTTCGATTCAACATCAATCTGCCGTTGCCGGCGGCTATTCTCTCCAGGCGAATCGTCCTTTCCTACATCGCCCAAATCTACGACCCGCTAGGCCTAGTGGGCCCCGTGATTTCCGCTGCCAAACAATACATGCAGCGCCTGTGGTCGTTAACTACGAAGGACGGAAAGCCATATTCCTGGGATCAACCGCTTCCCGAGAAACTGCAGCAAGAGTGGAAGGAATTCCACGCCACCCTGAACCTTCTACGCGAGATCCAAGTCCCCCGTTTTGCTTCGGTGGCCGGAGCAACTTGTCTTCAGCTACACTTCTTCTCGGACGCGTCGGAGAAAGCCTACGGCGCGTGTGTATACGTGCGCTCTGAGGACACCGACGGCAACGTGTCCGTTCAACTTCTAGCGGCCAAATCGAAGGTCGCCCCGCTGAAAACCCGGCACACCATCAATCGTTTGGAGCTCTGCGGAGCACTTCTATCGACTCAGCTCTACAAAAAGGTAATTGCTTCCCTAAAAACGAATGCCGATGTATTTTTCTGGGTAGATTCTACGACGGTGCTTCAATGGTTGAAGTCGCCACCCTCCTGCTGGAGAACGTTCGTAGGCAACCGTGTTTCCTCCATCCAAGAATCGACGATTGGTTGCCCCTGGAATCATGTTCCGGGAAAGGATAATCCGGCCGACGACATCTCTCGTGGCCTTACCCCGGGCGAGCTTCTCCATCAAGACCGTTGGTGGACCGGGCCTGAATGGCTCAAACTCAAAGGTGACTGCTGGCCAAATCAACCCGTTGATGCTGCATCATCGTCCAAAGCGTTCGTCGAAGAGCGCAAACAATGCCTGGTGTCCCTCACGCCGGTCAACGATCCGTTCAGCGACCTGCTGTTCAGCCGCTACTCCTCGTATACCCGATTACGGCGGGTCATGGCCTATGTTCTCCGGTACAAATGGGCACTGCACGCATCGGCGGCCAGATCTCGCCCAAGTGGTGCATGTGCGTCATCGTCAACGGATCCCTACGAAGCATCACCGTACTTGACCGCCAGCGAGTTGCAAGCAGCAGAACGTTCTCTGTGCCGACTTGCCCAGCGTCAATCGTTCCCGATGGAGCTGAGTGCTCTGAACAACGGTCAATCGGTCGACAAATCGTCGCCCATGAAGTGGATCAAGCCCGAAATCTCCAACGATGGCCTGATCCGGGTCGGTGGCCGAATCCGTTACGCTGAAGCTCCCGAATCAATGAAGCACCCCATAGTCCTCACCAAGAAGCATCGGTTGGCCTTTCTATTGGCCGATCATTATCACCGAACCCTACTGCATGCGGGGCCGCAGCTAATGATGACCACCATGAAGCAAAAATTCTGGCTGCTCGGTGGTAGAGATCTGCTTCGCCAAGTGTACCATCAGTGCCATACATGCTTCCGCCGTAGGCCCTCCCTGATCCAGCAAGCAACTGCAGACCTGCCGAGCGCCAGAGTAAGCCCCTCCCGCCCGTTTGCTGTCTCCGGGGTCGATTATTGCGGCCCGGTGTACCTTCGTGCCCCACATCGAAGAGCAAGTCCCACCAAAGCATACATCGCAGTGTTTGTGTGCTTCTCCACCCGCGCCGCGGCCCTCAAACGGTTCGTTGCGCGGCGTGGCAAGGTGTCCGAAATCCACTCGGACAATGCCACAAACTACAAGGGAGCCGCCAACGAACTAAATCAACTCTACAAGCTGCTAAAATCCGACGAAAGCAGCCGAAAACTCATATTCGACTGGTGTGCCAACTCGGAAATCGCGTGGAAATTCATCCCGCCGCGTGCCCCCCACTTTGGCGGTTTATGGGAGGCCGCGGTAAAATCCACAAAAAACCACCTCCTCAAAGAAGTCGGCAACACCACTGTTTCATATGAAGAAATGTTGACACTACTCAACCAGGTCGAAATGTGTTTGAACTCTCGGCCTATCACGGAGCTCTCCAACGATCCTTCCGGCTTGGAGGCCCTCACGCCGGGCCACTTTTTGGTCGGGGCGAACCTGCAAGCTATACCGGAAAAAGACCTCAAGCAAACACCAGACAACAGACTCAACCGATGGCAACTGGTGCAGAAAAGACTTCAGGCTATTTGGAAGCGCTGGAGCACAGAATATTTGCAGCAACTACAAGCGCGGTCAACGAAGGGCATCAAACCATCCGTCGACATTCGAGTGGGCCGATTGGTCATTGTCAAGGACGACAACGCGCCTCCTGCACAGTGGCCGCTTGGGCGTATCGTAAAGGTCCACCCCGGACCGGACGGAATAGTGCGAGTCGTTACGCTTCGGACGTCATCCAACGACAATATGACTCGCCCAGTTACGAAGCTGGCATTTCTACCGATGCCCGCTGACGATGCTGACGATACGCAAGGTGACATGTAG